TTTGGATTGTTCCGGTCGATCCTGTTATCGGTTCGGTGCTGGTAATTGTTGCTGCCATGCCGAGTGCAGCGACAACGACCATGTTTGCGATCGAATTTGATTCCGAACCTGAGCTTGTTTCCAGTATTACACTAGTAACAACGCTCGTTAGTATTATAACAGTAACGGTTCTGCTGAATATCATTGCCTGATGTCAGGTTATTGAGGGAAGGGGGAACAAAAAAGGTCTTTTGTTTCACTCATACCTATGATATATTCCAGTCTAACCGTTGCTATTTTTTTATTAAAAGGAGATTTCTGTATGTATCGAATCAAAGCGGTTTTGCGGCCGTCATTAGGTGAAGCGATCAGTCTTACCTTTGCAGTATTACTGATTATCTTCCTGGGAATTATTCTATTTGGAGCGGCGCCACATATTCCGCTTGTTATCGCACTCTTGCTTTTAATGGTATATGGATTGTCAAAGCGGGTTCCGTACCGGACATTGGAAGAAGGGGTAACAGAGGGAGCTGAATCCGGTATGGGGGCTGTGTTTCTCTTTTTCTTTATTGGAATATTGATTGCTTCCTGGATGCTGGGAGGGACGATACCTTCACTTATTTATGCCGGATTTGAACTTGTTACACCGAACTTTTTCTTTGCCATTATATTTATTGTGACAGGTATTGTTGGTATTTGTGTGGGAAGTTCTTTGACAACAGTTGCAACAGTAGGTGTAGCATTTATCGGGATTGCTTCTGCTGTAGATGTATCTCTTGCGATTGCGGCCGGTGCCATTGTGTCAGGTGCATTTTTTGGTGATAAAATGTCTCCTCTTTCTGATACAACGAATATGGCATCCTCAACATTGAAGGTTGATTTGTTTGAGCATATTCGCAACATGTCATGGACAACAATTCCAGTATTTCTGATAACACTAATAATTTTTGCGGTTATTTCACCTGAAATTACGTCCGCAGACTTCGGCCAAATGGAATCATTTCAGCAGGAGTTGGTCGATACCGGGCTTGTGAAATGGTACAACGGGGTAATTCCGCTGCTGGTACTGCTGGTTCTTTCCATTATGAGGGTGCCTGCATTATTAACGCTGGCTGCAGGGTCGATAAGTGCCATTGCCATATCATATATTAACGGTATTACACCGCTAAGTGATTTACTTGGATTATTGTTTGGCGGATATGTTTCTGAAACGGGTGTTGAAGCGATTGATTCATTGCTGACACGCGGTGGCCTGAACAGCATGATGTTTACAATCGGTCTGGTCCTGCTCGCGCTCAGTATGGGTGGATTGTTGTTCAAACTCGGCATTGTTCCACGGTTACTGGAAGCAATCGAGCATTTATTAAAAAAAGTCGGCCCGGTTATTGCAGCATCAGCTTTTACAGCGATTGGAATCAACGTGCTTATTGGTGAGCAGTACTTATCGATTCTGTTAACAGGTGAGGCTTACAGTGCACAGTATAAAAAAGTCGGTCTGGCAAATAAGAATCTGTCACGTGTAGCGGAAGATGCCGGAACCGTTATTAACCCGCTCGTGCCATGGAGTGTGTGTGGTGTGTTCATTGCGGAAGTACTTGGTGTATCGACATGGGCATATTTGCCGTTTGCATTCTTCTGCCTGCTTTCACCGATTTTGACGATAATGTTTGGATTTACAGGAAAAACATTGACCTATATTGAAAATAATCAATGAACAGAAGAGCGATGCATGGGACCCGTATACCATTATTCCCGGAACACGGAGACTAATGTTTCCAGGTTTACCTTTTTGGGTAATTTACTGGTAAGCAGTGATGCCGAAAGGGTGGAAGAAATGATTCGAACAATATTAATGATAATTGGCGCGATTGTAGTGATCGGCTGGATACTTTCACTTTTATAATTCGAAAAAATAACTGCTGGATGAGGGCCTAGAAACCTGTCCAGCGGTTATTTTTTTGATAAAGGAGACGTATGATTGTAAAATAAATAGAAACATAAAAGGACGTGAAGAAGAATGGATCTGCAGTTAAAAGGAAAGTCAGTGATTGTAACAGCTGCCAGTAAAGGTCTGGGCAGGGCAGTTGCTGCTGAATTCGCCCGGGAAGGTGCACATGTTTTAATCAGCAGTCGCGATGAAGCAGCATTGAATGCCACTGTGGAGGATATCAAGAAGGAAACAGGGAATGAGCATGTTGGTTATACCGTTTGTGATATGAAACGTGCTGAAGATATTAAAGTGATGGTTGACCATGCTGCATCTGCAAATGGTTCTGTGGATGTGCTTGTAAATAATGCAGGCGGTCCGTCAGCCGGAAAATTCATGGACATGTCAGATGACGATTGGTACCAGGCATTTGAATTAAATCTGCTTAGCTTTATCAGAACATCACGTGAAGTCATTCCACACATGAAGAAGCAAGGCGGGGGACGTATTGTAAATCTTGCTTCTTCATCCATTAAGCAAAGTCTTGATAATCTTGTTTTATCCAATACGATGCGGCCGGGGATTGTCGGGCTTGCCAAAAGTATTGCCAGGGAGCATGGTCAGGATAATATTTTAGTGAACACGGTTGGCCCGGGAACGATAGAGACGGATCGTATCGTTGATTTAAATCAGAAAAGGGCGGATGCACAGGGAGTCCCGGTCGAGAAGGTTGCTGAAGAAGCCGTAAAGCAAATACCGATGAACCGGTTGGGCGAACCAGCCGAATTTGCAAAAGCGATTGTTTTTCTGGCGTCCGGTGCCAATACCTATATCACCGGCCAGTCGCTGATTGTTGATGGTGGACAGGTGAAGGCGCTATAATCCCTACATCATATTTACAACGCCGAGGATAATCAGTAAAAATGGAGGCAGCAGTGACAGCCGTTGCATCCATTTTTTTGTGGCTAAAAAAATTCCAAGCTGAATGCCGCAGATAACGAAAAGTCCACTCATTAACGCAATCGAAAGTGCAGTTACTAAGGGGGAATACCCCAGCATAGCTGCCCCAAGGCCGGCACCGAATGCATCAATCGCAAGCGCAAATCCCAGCATTAGTGCTTCTTTTGCTGAAATAGACCCTGAATGATCCAAATCGGCCTGATGGGGCTCTTTGATAACTGTCTTAAAATTATCCCATGTTTCATCATCAGTGGTTTCTTTGAATGGTGTTTCCTTTCCTGAACGCAAAACATTGTATAAGCAAAATAAACCGATGAACAGCAGAATAACACCGCCAAACATTTCAGCCCAATCAGGTGTGATGAATGCCCGGAGCACATTGCCGATAGTCATGGAAAGATAAACAATCAGGCCGGAACATAGCATAATGATACTTAGTGCCGGAAACGGAACGCGAATGCGTTGCAGCCCATATGTGATTCCAACTCCGAATCCATCGATGCTAACTCCAATAATTAAAAGAATTAATCCGGTATAGAACAGCATCCATATCATTTTCCTTTCTTTATTTTCTATCATAGTTTATGGAGATAAACAGGAGGTGTGACCGTTTGTGGCGTGCAGTTCAGATGCTGTAATAAGTAGAAAAGAGGCTGATTTCATTGTCAGTGCTACTGAACAATACATTAAAATTATGGTAAAGTAGCAGAAGAGAGTGATCCAAAAGAGAGGATTTTTTTAATGAACAAAACAGTAGTATTGGCAGAAAAGCCTTCTGTGGGCCGTGATATTGCACGTGTCCTGAATTGCCAGAAGAAAGGCAATGGTTATTTGGAAGGGTCGAAATATATTGTTACATGGGCGCTCGGGCATTTAGTAACCTTGGCTGACCCGGAAATGTATGATGATAAATGGAAAACATGGCGACTGGGCGATTTGCCGATGCTCCCGAAGCAGCTGAAGTTAGTTGTCATCAAAAAATCCGGCAAACAATTCAGCGCTGTGAAATCACAGCTTAATCGTAAGGATGTCAATGAAGTGGTTATCGCAACCGATGCCGGACGTGAAGGAGAACTCGTTGCCCGCTGGATTATTGAAAAGGCACGTGTTCATAAACCAGTGAAGCGGCTGTGGATTTCATCTGTAACTGATAAAGCTATTCGTGACGG
The genomic region above belongs to Virgibacillus doumboii and contains:
- a CDS encoding SDR family oxidoreductase translates to MDLQLKGKSVIVTAASKGLGRAVAAEFAREGAHVLISSRDEAALNATVEDIKKETGNEHVGYTVCDMKRAEDIKVMVDHAASANGSVDVLVNNAGGPSAGKFMDMSDDDWYQAFELNLLSFIRTSREVIPHMKKQGGGRIVNLASSSIKQSLDNLVLSNTMRPGIVGLAKSIAREHGQDNILVNTVGPGTIETDRIVDLNQKRADAQGVPVEKVAEEAVKQIPMNRLGEPAEFAKAIVFLASGANTYITGQSLIVDGGQVKAL
- the ytaF gene encoding sporulation membrane protein YtaF → MLFYTGLILLIIGVSIDGFGVGITYGLQRIRVPFPALSIIMLCSGLIVYLSMTIGNVLRAFITPDWAEMFGGVILLFIGLFCLYNVLRSGKETPFKETTDDETWDNFKTVIKEPHQADLDHSGSISAKEALMLGFALAIDAFGAGLGAAMLGYSPLVTALSIALMSGLFVICGIQLGIFLATKKWMQRLSLLPPFLLIILGVVNMM
- the nhaC gene encoding Na+/H+ antiporter NhaC; translated protein: MYRIKAVLRPSLGEAISLTFAVLLIIFLGIILFGAAPHIPLVIALLLLMVYGLSKRVPYRTLEEGVTEGAESGMGAVFLFFFIGILIASWMLGGTIPSLIYAGFELVTPNFFFAIIFIVTGIVGICVGSSLTTVATVGVAFIGIASAVDVSLAIAAGAIVSGAFFGDKMSPLSDTTNMASSTLKVDLFEHIRNMSWTTIPVFLITLIIFAVISPEITSADFGQMESFQQELVDTGLVKWYNGVIPLLVLLVLSIMRVPALLTLAAGSISAIAISYINGITPLSDLLGLLFGGYVSETGVEAIDSLLTRGGLNSMMFTIGLVLLALSMGGLLFKLGIVPRLLEAIEHLLKKVGPVIAASAFTAIGINVLIGEQYLSILLTGEAYSAQYKKVGLANKNLSRVAEDAGTVINPLVPWSVCGVFIAEVLGVSTWAYLPFAFFCLLSPILTIMFGFTGKTLTYIENNQ